The sequence AAAGACGGGAAAGCGATCGCTGCAGCGATTGCCGAGTATGCGATCGAATGCTCCATCAACAAAGTCGTCGGATCGGAAACACTCGATTACATCGTCGACGAAGCGGTCCAGCTGCATGGCGGCTATGGCTACATGCAGGAATACGAAGTGGAGCGCGCCTACCGCGATTCACGCATCAACCGGATCTTCGAAGGTACGAATGAAATCAACCGGATGATCGTACCGGGCACGTTCATGAAGAAAGCATTGAAAGGCGAGCTGCCTCTGCTGCAGCAGGCCCAGGCCCTGCAGGAAGAGCTGCTTATGATGATGCCGGAAGAGCCCGGTGACGAGCCGCTCGCACAGGAGCGGATGCTCGTGAAGAACGCGAAGAAGATCGGTCTCCTTGCAGCCGGCCTTGCCGCGCAGCGTTTCGGCACGAAGCTGGAAGAAGAGCAGGAAGTGCTTGTCAACATCGCGGACATCGCGAACAACATCTTCGCCATGGAGTCGGCACTGCTGCGCGCGGAGAAGGCGGTCGATAAGAACGGTCCGGAAAAAGAGCGTCAGAAAGTCCTGTATACGGAAATCTTCTGCCAGGAAGCATTCGCCGCCATCGAGCGCGATGCGAAGGAAACCTTGTACGCCGCAGTGGACGGCGACAACCAGCGCATGATGGTGTCGGCATTGCGCAAACTGACCCGGTCCAACCCGTACAACATCATCGCGAAAAAGCGCGAAGCATCCGAGAAACTGATCGATGCTGCACGCTATGTCGTCTGATAAGGGATAGGCCTGATGAGCATCCAGACTGCCGCTCGGCAGTCTGGGTGTTTTTGCGGTACACTTATCACCATGGAGGTGACTGGAATGGACGTGACGTATTACGGATACCCGAAGTGCACGACATGTAAAAAGGCGGAGAAATGGCTGAAGGAGAACGACATTTCATATGCGGCTGCCAATATCGCGGAAGAGCCGCCATCCGCTGGTGAACTCAGGCAGATGGTGGAGACGTCGGGTCTGCCCCTCAAAAAGTTCTTCAATACGAGTGGCCAGAAGTACCGGGAACTCGGTCTGAAAGACAAACTCCCGGCAATGTCCGAGGATGAACAGCTGGCACTGCTTGCCTCAGAAGGCATGCTCATCAAGCGCCCGCTCGTGACGGACGGAGAGAAAACGACTGTCGGATTTGCGGAACAGACGTTTGAAGACACCTGGAAATCCTGAGTTCATTTCTTGTCTTTCACGGACGGCTGTGGCAATATGAAATTAGACATTTAATTTGATAGCTGGAGGGAAATGGAATGAGCACACCACAAGGTTTGAAGTACTCTGAAGAGCATGAATGGGTAAAAGAAGAAGACGGTAAATACCGGATCGGGATCACACATTTCGCACAATCCGAACTCGGCGATATCGTATTCGTGGAACTGCCGTCGGTCGGCGATGAATTGAAATCGGACGAGCCGTTCGGCAGCGTCGAATCCGTGAAGACAGTATCTGAACTGTATGCACCGATCACAGGCAAAGTCGTCGAAGTCAACGAAGACCTCGAAGACAGCCCGGAACTCGTCAACGAGTCTCCATACGAAGGCGCATGGATGGTCGTCGTGGAAGCGTCCAAGCCGGAAGAACTCGATGAGCTCATGTCGGCGGAAGACTACGACAAGATGACTGTCGGAGAATAACAGCAGCAAACAGACGCCGGGCAGCTCCGGCGTTTTTTCTTTTTGACCAGCATGTATCAGAAAGCGGGGAAGACGCCATATGGAACAATGGTCATACCGTGAATGGAAAGAGATTACGGAAAAGGAGGACCTGTGTGCATACTACTTATACACGCCTCTTTGCGGCACATGCGCGGTCGCTTCCAGGATCCTCTCCGTCGTGACCGAACTGAAACCTGATCTTGTCATCGGGAAGGCCGACTTGAATTATCAAGAACAAATCGCAGAAGATTATCAGGTGGAGAGTGTGCCCTGCCTGCTCATCCATCGTACCGGGCAGCCGGTGGAGAAAGTCTATGCCTTCCGGTCCGTCCAGAATATCCTCGAAAAACTCAGTTGACACCTGGGAACCCCTATGGTATAACTAGTAGCAACCAATTGAATAGCTGACTCTTATACAGAGTGGTGGAGGGAAGTGCCCTATGAAGCCCGGCAACCGTCAAATTTTTTGAAATGGTGCCAAGTCACACAAAGCGCATGCTTTGAAAGATGAGAGATCGGTTGAACGCACATAATTTTTCGCGTACACCTTTCTGTGAATCTGCAGAAAGGTGTTTTTGTTTTTATCCGCCAAGCGGACAGAACGACTTATTTGAATGAACGGTGAGGTGGAGCGGGATGATTCAACTAACGAATGTCAACAAGCGGTTCGGCACCGCGGCGTCTGGCATCAAAGCTGTCGATGACGTCACGCTGACGATCGAAGAAGGCCGTATTTACGGCATCATCGGATACAGCGGCGCCGGCAAGAGTACGCTGATCCGTCTGCTGAACGGATTGGAGCGGCCGACAGAGGGCTCTGTCGAAGTGAATGGCAGGCTCATGTCGTCGATCGGCGGAAAGGAACTGCGCACCGCCCGTCAGAAGGTGAGCATGATCTTCCAGCACTTCAATCTGCTCTGGTCACGCACCGTGAAAGAGAACATCACGTTCCCGCTCGAGATCGCCGGCGTCAAGAAAGCGGAGCGTGAACGGAAAGCGGCCGAGCTGATTGAGTTGGTCGGTCTCGGCGGAAGGGAGAATGCGTATCCGTCCCAGCTGTCGGGCGGCCAGAAACAGCGTGTCGGCATCGCCCGTGCACTTGCCAACGATCCGGAAGTCCTGCTGTGTGATGAAGCGACGTCCGCGTTGGATCCGGAGACGACAGATGCGATCCTCGATCTGCTGACGAGCATCAATGAGCGTCTCGGCCTGACAATCGTCCTGATCACACACGAAATGCACGTCATCCGCAAAATCTGCCATGAGGTGGCGGTGATGGAGCAGGGACGTGTCGTCGAAACAGGCGATGTGCTGGAAATCTTCCAGGCGCCGAAAGAGGCGATCACGAAACGGTTCGTGTCCCAGGTGACCGAGCCGGAAGACGCCAAGAAAGTCATGTCGCTCATGCGGGAGGATCATCCGGACGGCACACTCGTCAAGCTCGCGTTCGTCGGGGAACGGACCGAACAGCCGGTACTCGCCAGTCTGATCCGTGAATTCCCGATTGACGTCAGCATCCTGCAGGGCAACATTTCGCAGACACGCGGCGGCGCATATGGAACGCTGATCCTGCAGCTGACCGGTGAAGAAGCGGCCATCGGCAAAGCGATCGGATACTTAAATGAGCAGGGTGTCCAGACGGAGGTGTTCGGGAAATGATTGAAACGTATCTGCCTAACGTCGATTGGGCGAAAATGTGGGAAGCGACCGCCGAGACGCTCTATATGACGTCCGTTTCCACCGTCTTCACCTTCGTGCTCGGCCTTGCGCTCGGTATCCTATTATTCCTGACATCACCGGGTCATGTGTGGGCGAACCGCCTTGTGAACCTGCTCACAGGATCGATCGTCAATATTTTCCGCTCGATCCCGTTCATCATCCTGATCATCCTGCTGATTCCGTTCACGAAATACCTGATCGGGACGATCCGGGGGCCGATGGCGGCGATGCCGGCACTGATCATCGGTGCCGCGCCGTTCTACGGACGGATGGTGCTGATCGCTCTGCAGGAGATTGACAAAGGGGTGCTTGAAGCGGCCCGGTCAATGGGGGCGAAGACGTCCACCATCATCTTCAAAGTTCTGCTGCCTGAATCGATGCCCGCGCTCATCTCGGGCATCACGGTCACGGCGATTGCACTCGTCGGCTATACGGCGATGGCGGGCATCATCGGCGCAGGCGGACTCGGCACACTGGCCTTCCTGGACGGTTTCCAGAGGAGCCGCACCGACGTCACGCTCGTGTCCACGGTACTCATCCTCATCGTCGTCTTCATCCTCCAGTTCGCTGGGGACTGGGCAGTCAAAAAGCTCGACAAACGCTGATCCGGCATTACCAGGCATCACAGCCTGCATTATAAAAATACAGTAAAGGGAAGTGGAATGGATGAAAAAACTGTTGACAGGTATTTTACTCGCTGTGCTCGTTCTGGCACTGGCGGCTTGCGGTACGAAAGATGATAAGAACGGCAGCGCAGGCGGTTCAGACGAAGAATCAAAAACAATCAAAGTCGGGGCATCCAACGTGCCTCACGCTGAAATCCTTGAAGAAGCGAAACCGCTGCTAAAAGAGAAAGGGTACGATCTTGAAATCGAGACATACCAGGACTACGTGCTTCCGAACAAAGATCTGGAGTCAGGGGACCTGGATGCGAACTACTTCCAGCACATTCCGTATTTGGAGACACAGATTGCGGACAACGGCTATGATTTCAAGAATGCCGGCGGTATCCATATCGAACCGATCGGTGTCTATTCGAAGAAATACAAGTCCCTCGATGAACTGCCGGACGGTGCGACCATCCTGATCAGCAACTCGGTCGCAGACCACGGACGCGTCCTTGCAATGCTTGAAGCACAAGGACTCATCAAACTGAAAGACGGTATCGACAAGACAAAAGCCGAAGTGAAAGATATCACGGACAATCCGAAGAACCTCAAGTTCGAAGCGGACTACGAAGCGGCCCTGCTTCCGCAAATGTATGAAAGCGAAGAAGGCGATGCAGTCCTCATCAATTCGAACTATGCGATCGATGCAGGCCTGAACCCGCTGGAAGACGCGATTGCACTTGAAGATTCCGATTCGCCGTATGTCAATATCATCGCCGTCCGTTCGGGGGACGAAGACAAAGAATCTGTCAAAGCACTCGTCGATGTCCTGACATCGAAAGAGATCCAGGACTTCATCCTCGACAAATGGAAGGGCTCCGTTGTTCCAGTGGAAAAATAAAAACCATGCAGGCCACCTTAGCCGGTTATCCGGCTAAGGTGGTTTTTTGAATAGA comes from Sporosarcina trichiuri and encodes:
- a CDS encoding MetQ/NlpA family ABC transporter substrate-binding protein produces the protein MKKLLTGILLAVLVLALAACGTKDDKNGSAGGSDEESKTIKVGASNVPHAEILEEAKPLLKEKGYDLEIETYQDYVLPNKDLESGDLDANYFQHIPYLETQIADNGYDFKNAGGIHIEPIGVYSKKYKSLDELPDGATILISNSVADHGRVLAMLEAQGLIKLKDGIDKTKAEVKDITDNPKNLKFEADYEAALLPQMYESEEGDAVLINSNYAIDAGLNPLEDAIALEDSDSPYVNIIAVRSGDEDKESVKALVDVLTSKEIQDFILDKWKGSVVPVEK
- a CDS encoding arsenate reductase family protein; its protein translation is MDVTYYGYPKCTTCKKAEKWLKENDISYAAANIAEEPPSAGELRQMVETSGLPLKKFFNTSGQKYRELGLKDKLPAMSEDEQLALLASEGMLIKRPLVTDGEKTTVGFAEQTFEDTWKS
- the gcvH gene encoding glycine cleavage system protein GcvH, with the translated sequence MSTPQGLKYSEEHEWVKEEDGKYRIGITHFAQSELGDIVFVELPSVGDELKSDEPFGSVESVKTVSELYAPITGKVVEVNEDLEDSPELVNESPYEGAWMVVVEASKPEELDELMSAEDYDKMTVGE
- a CDS encoding methionine ABC transporter ATP-binding protein, which gives rise to MIQLTNVNKRFGTAASGIKAVDDVTLTIEEGRIYGIIGYSGAGKSTLIRLLNGLERPTEGSVEVNGRLMSSIGGKELRTARQKVSMIFQHFNLLWSRTVKENITFPLEIAGVKKAERERKAAELIELVGLGGRENAYPSQLSGGQKQRVGIARALANDPEVLLCDEATSALDPETTDAILDLLTSINERLGLTIVLITHEMHVIRKICHEVAVMEQGRVVETGDVLEIFQAPKEAITKRFVSQVTEPEDAKKVMSLMREDHPDGTLVKLAFVGERTEQPVLASLIREFPIDVSILQGNISQTRGGAYGTLILQLTGEEAAIGKAIGYLNEQGVQTEVFGK
- a CDS encoding thioredoxin family protein produces the protein MEQWSYREWKEITEKEDLCAYYLYTPLCGTCAVASRILSVVTELKPDLVIGKADLNYQEQIAEDYQVESVPCLLIHRTGQPVEKVYAFRSVQNILEKLS
- a CDS encoding methionine ABC transporter permease, translated to MIETYLPNVDWAKMWEATAETLYMTSVSTVFTFVLGLALGILLFLTSPGHVWANRLVNLLTGSIVNIFRSIPFIILIILLIPFTKYLIGTIRGPMAAMPALIIGAAPFYGRMVLIALQEIDKGVLEAARSMGAKTSTIIFKVLLPESMPALISGITVTAIALVGYTAMAGIIGAGGLGTLAFLDGFQRSRTDVTLVSTVLILIVVFILQFAGDWAVKKLDKR